AAGTTGAGATAACTTCTAAAAGTTAGAGAATTCTTTGCCTCCATGAAAAAATGTAGAGACCATTTTAATGTTAGTTTATTAAGTATTAATTTCTTTTTGATTCATCTGCCCGAATAAGCATGCAAAGGAACGCAAATTGTACAGGAATGCAGTTTTTGATGAAGATTCTTCAGTGTGCCTCTGAAAGTTCTGCATTGTGTATTTCAGTGACTTTTACAAAGGCCCAGTTTCTCTGGTGCATCTGATTTACTTCTTTGCCATCCTCTGCTCTTATGGTGATGTTTTGACCGCCAAAGTGCTGATAATCCATTGGCTTGCCTGCTTTACATGCAGGGAATTAAACATGGCTTTTTAATCTTTGGAGGTTTTATGATGGAGGGACTGTTCTCATCCCCGATCCAACGAGGATAAAACTTTCTCTGTTTAAGAAAAGACAAATTGCACCACACTGTCTGACATCCATATATACAGGCACACATCAATCCAATATTTTTGTTATATGCACTGTTTTGGTATCCTTCATAATAGAAGAACAATAATCCAAATGGAAAGCAAGAAAATAACCCCAAAGTGCAAGCATTTAAGAAATGAATCAAATGCATAACAGTAAAAAGCAATACATTTTTAAGTCAGCCCGAGGAAACCTTAAATACCAACACAGCCAAAgtgattaaaatgaaaatgaatggtCAAATTCAGAATAGAGGGACACAAGTTTTAAGTTTTTGCACTGTCATGCTACTTTCCACTTCAACTATGTTATATATTTGAGTAAAATATTATACTGTATTAGGCATACAGCAATATAACTTTTTCCAGTTATGATATGATACCCAGTTTTGTCACCGGGAATAACTGTTTTTAAGAGTTTGTGTTGTATATCATGCTAATTTTATGTATGAATGACAATGTGCCAAAAGTTCTCATCTCATGATCAAAACTTTACAATTTGGTTGCTAGAATACCTGTTAAACCTGGAGCCCTCTACTGTGAAGAGGGACTGTTATAATGCAGCATAATACAGAGTGTAGTTTATTTCAGTACTGTCAGCATTTCAGGAATAGGTATTTCCCTgttgttttgctgaaaaaggCAAAGCCATTCATGTGGATTGCAGCCTACGTTTGTCAAAATCTTATACACAGTATATTCTTTCGAAAATCATGCCTTCACAGATGGGCAAGTTTCACAATTTTATGTGcactttaactacttcctcaccATCATGGATACTGGCGGTTAAACTGTGGATGTATTGTGAATCTCTTTGTTAGTCGGGGGGACAGAGCTTCCATGATTTCCCAAAATAATTTAGATTTTGATTCATCATACCTTaggccagtggttcccaaactgtttttgctgggcccccctttgtttataGGAAAAATGTTCGCGACCCCCcccctccaaccacacacacccatattttgctccattgcggtttatttcacacctcaaatatttagtaaacaattaagcaaatacaagtaatctgcaataaattacaggtagtaaggaAATAAACTACCAagtcttttacgctacgtccgcacctacacgggtatttttgaaaacgcagctgtttcgtccacacgtaaacggcgtttcatatcaccgaaaactgagatttttttaaatcacgcaacgtcaaaggtatgtgccttttttcacgtcacgctgtgcgcacgaatattgtttacatgagatgaactGCAGAATGGcaaatagagacaaaatactgttaatctgactatctgcaggttttacacgcttacatacacacacgcagttactgtccctccatttagaaaggcagaggcgtcacagtgtgattattttacatgtagttgcttttttttcctgtgtaataatattcaacattgctatcaatacatttttcaatccctctgcaaaatgggttcaaaaacataaacaactgttggatgttgtttgtccgtgatttgaaccggggaacaaatcgtggcaggatcagcctgatattatttgtatcccgctgtaacgttactgtataaagagctaacatctccaaaatttcaggagtagttagtcattacaacaagtgtttgtgaactaaaaatcaagaatgtgagatactgtttgtctgtgatttgaagcacccagcgcgtgctcccgacgaagggaaaagcaattctgcaggggagacctacctacCTCGgtacttgtgcaggtgaaaccaagggaagatatgcgtcaccatattttctagtctttggcttagaatgaagttggtttggaaacatattcagcaatgcttcatctcctgattTGCGTTTGTGGAGGCGCcccatgctagcagtgtccaagcgttttgttttttttgttttgttttgttttttccttttcatgtcgcgccccccctgcaatggctttgcgccccccctagggggcgggccccacactttgggaaggtctgcctTAGGCTAACTTGCCACTTCAGAGTTCAACACTTCAACATAGAAAGACAGGTCTATAAAAACCCTTAGAACTTACTGGGAACCCCAGCAGTAGAGCAGAAATACAGTCCGGACAGGATAGatgtcacggctggggcagcagtcgtgtggtggaatgaatgaggacccaagatgcagatgGCAGTGGAGATGTAGGTGcagatttatttacagtgaaaaccCAAGGTGGGGGCAGAACTGAacataaacctaaactgggaaagctaaCACAAACAGAGGACACGAGGCGAGGAACAGAGAGACACGGAGACATACCAAAATGATGCAGAGAAATGCAGACGACGCGACGAGGAGCACGGGCAGACACacagtataaatacacacatcagGTAATCAGGAAATGACACACaggaggggacacagctggaactaatgggCATAACgagacacagacctacaaagtaaagcaggaaacacacagactgttttacaacaCAAAACTCGGGGACCCGAACAGAGCACAGAAGGAGACACAGGTAGGGATAATAAACACGACAACCAAACCCAAAGAActaatacaaaatcagaataaactagaaaataataataataaacttaaagcgctgggtcaccgacccaggaccatgacaatagATTTGTAGTCATTGATTTCATAACAGTAGGACAGTAGGAAGTATATGTTATGCCAACAATAGCAAGGTTGCAAATCAAAAGACACACTGGTTTATGTAATCTCTTGTCAGAATTAAGCAATAACAACATGGAGATTGGTTATCAGTACAAATACACCAGCTGCCACTGGCCTTTTGACTCTGTCAAACTCACCCACGATAAGTTGTTGGCCTAACTGAAGAGTTTTGTAAagtgatatttaaaaatattaaataataacaatCTTAAAAGAATTGCAAAATTGTGGCACTGGATATCCTCAATCGACTTTCAATCGAATGTGAAGATAATTGTAATAAGTAACTTATAAAAAGGTACTTAAACATACTTGTAAAATGTAACTTATAATGGTCCCCGCAGACAGcacaaaattaaagaaaagtaaGCATGCAGATTGAGCTTCTGTTGACAGAGGCCCTTTGTCACTTTTTTGCATCATACAGGGTACTCttatacagtgttggggagtaacggagtacatgtaccgccgttatgtatttaaaatacaaaatatgagtatgTATAAGTATgagtttaaaaaggtggtattcagaatacagttactttgttgaaataaagggattacacgatGGTCTTTTCTTGTTTCATATGTCAGGCtatgctctctctatttttggtaattccatgccggtggaaacccaaacaaaacacgcattaagaagCTCTAATGcttgtgtctcaatctcgcggctcatgtcacctctacttgcggcccgcagaatgacgtgaagaaatatttttaaaaatgatttaatatgaaggcaataggcagagtgttacaggcatcgccctaaagaatgtagcttcatgggcagtgtagtccgtgctgcagggagaatggactgccatacccgttatgtgtgagcgagggagggaaaaaaggagaaaagtacgagttgtcaccgagcagaaacgggagctggaagcatgtaaatataattataaccactgcagccaaaaagagtgcctgacgagcccagttgtaagtaagctattaagactcgactgtacactgtgttcgtcttttcctctgaaacaataagttccgttggagcagcctttcaacgcctctctctgtctctcgctagcaaagttgacccacacaacaaagtaaagctagttttcggctatgagcccgacacggaaTCCGATGTATTaaccagaggtccctttactacagtTCGGAGCcacggacctgttttatatacgcgcggaatagttttctatacgagatcgctgcaaaaaagtgcagccttacctaatgtccaccctactgttactcattttatattaagatttaaacatccagttggtattggtatggcgagtaaccctcaataaatcacacagcaatagtacattcatgtagttgtaaaaagcatgataatatattaagtaatccaaagtattcagaatacattactctcattgagtaacgtaacggaatacgttacaaaatacattttggggcatgtattcggtattctgtagtggaatacattttaaaagtaaccttcccaacactgctcttATAACCCCTGCTATAATGGATAAAAGCTATTTATATATCACttgtaacattttaaatgagtatTTGATGGTCTGAATTTCTTATAGTGTGGTATTATGGTATTGCCCAGTATAGAAATGTTGCATGGCTGAAAAATAGAAGCACTTTTAGTGCTAGCCATTATAAAGACCAATAATCCACCCTTCTGTCACATTCATACTTGCCTCATAAATATCTGGACATTTTCCCAATGTGGACGCACTACAATATGTTAGCTTTCTCCTTTCCCCTTACTCCTGCACCAAAAGGACTTATGAATGTAATTTTGGCACTGAGAAGGATAAGTTACAGCAACTAACTGATGAAACGATAACTGTTAATGCAAACGGCTCCTCAGTGAttataaacacattagcacCACCAACTCGAGCCCGATATATTCTTGGACTGGCAATATAGAAGTGTAAATATTATACCAAAAACTACAAATTTGCAGATTAAAAGACATATTGTCTTATGTAGTCTCTgatcaaaaacaacaaatggaACAAACAGCTATGTTATTAGATTAACCTGACCTGCTTTAGGTCTTCAAACTGTTAAAAATCTGTatgattaaaaaatgttactttttgCTGAGTTTTAATCAGTGGCAATTAACAGCAGACTAGTATTTGCATTAGACCACCACAATTTCTGTTTGTGGTTGAGGCCTTAGATAAAGACAAAAAGTGTTGTGTATATCATTTGTGATATTTGAGTGCTACCTAGAGATTCCGCTTTATTGCAGCAGCGTTAATGGGGATAGGATTGAACAAGGTGAAATAGTGCATTTGTCTTAGTGACCTCTGACTCATGAGATGGAGTGTGTGCCTGGGGTTCACTGGCAAAATGGGTTAATTCTACAATGTAGTGTGTATGTTACCACAGTTACTAGTATGCTGCAGCAATCATCAATGCAATTTTGTTAGAAATTACAgattttagttctttttttgaCATCTAACAGAGAAAATAGTAATTTAATTCAAACTgttgtaaaatgtaatttattatttGAAATGAGACAGATTACTTAAATCATATCATATAAAATGTTCTACAGAGCCATTCTCAGACATACATGTAAAAACAGTCGTAATCAAAGGAAAAGTAATTATTGATATAATCACATGTTAATAGAATTGAGTGACTCACACAGTGCTTGCCATTTTCTTTTACTCTCTATTTGAGCTTTACAACAACGACAGGATACAAAGTTGGGTACTGCATTGATAAATATACTATACATTTTATGCTATAAGTTTCTGTATCATTTCAGCACAATATTTAGAGTTATAAAATTATGCAGCTTTTATTACTACACTCACAATTCACAAGAATCTAATCAGATATGTCAGCCTTTTTTGTGAATATCTTAAAgatcttatttttaatttcctttGTCCTGAAACAGTACACAAAAGGATTTACAACAGCTGGACCAAGGATGTTCCCAATCAATAAACCCTGACGTTCCTCAAGTGTTAATACCACACCGACTCTGGTCAAGGCAATGAGAACAAATAAAGGAGAGTAATAACATGTTACTACAATCAAATGACTCACGCAGGTGCTTgccatttttttcttatctcTATTTGTtgaaaatttcattaaaaatgcaaTCACAATATAGGAAAGGCcaatgaaagaaaaagtgaaaaataaaagagaaagcgTTATGATTAAGACTAAATTGAAATAGTAATTAGGATCAACACAAGTGGTTCGTATTACAGCAGCAAAGTCACAGAAAGTGTACTTCATCCTTGAGGTACAGTAAGGAAGTGTAGCTGCAGTTGCAGGCATAACAGCAACAAAACCAAATGCAATAACATACAGAATGTATGTAAGACCAAGAGTACGTGTATTTGTCACATAACTGTGGTACTGAAAAGGATAAATTATAGCAATTAATCTATCAAATGCCATAAGTACTAAAGCAAACGACACCATCACTCCTGCCCAGTTGAAAATACTCAGCTGAATGAAACAGTCCACATAAGGTATGGTATTAACACCAGCAAGTAGAACCCCAATCATTGTTGGACAAGTACTGGAGGTATACATTAAGTCAACAACAGCAAGGTTGCAAATCAGAAGATACATTGGTTTATGCAATCTCTTGTCAAAAATAATGAAGAGAATATTTAGCACATTGGCAATAACAACAAGTAGATAGGTTATCAATATACCCACACCAACAGCAATAGGTCTTTTAACTGTGTCAAATCCACCTATAATAAAGTGTGTTACTTTGATTGAAGTATTCTGTAAGGACATACtcaatataatattaatattattacaaAAAGTTTCAAGATGCAGTTGAAGAAGCAAAAAGGGAGTAAAAGAATTCCTCTCAAATCaacaaatgtttaaatataCTGCAAATCTTGCACAGTCTTGAACATAAATTATCAGTTTCCACAAAAATACTTCTGACCTTAGTCAAAGATCTTTGGGGTCACTAAGCTTCGGAGTTTTAAAGCCCTAAGTTTTCACTAGGTAGCTCTCTCATCCAATCACACTGGCTGTGGGCTTGCCAAGCCCCTCCTATTCCATGTCACCATATTGCAACAGATATTGAAAATAGATGATGCCATCCAGTTTAGTGACAGGATAAGAGTGACAGCATCTTTTGATTGTTTTCATCAGACACAAGAAAATCATGAAATCATTTTAATTATAGCACTGCAGCCTGGTATTCTTGATACATGATAAGTGTAAAGTGAGTTTGCTTGgcatttagtgtttgtgtgcagaTCATGTAGCTTAAacaatttgatttgattttttttttttggtatccATAGAAGTgtcttttcatttgaatttatcCTCTGTAATTGTCATAAATCAGAAATTTGGTGCAGCCGAGTTGGACTTGGGTACAGAATGCATGTAGTGTGATATATGTTcatgataaaaagaaaatacacattGTGTCAGTTCTACAGTTTTATGTAGACTACTTCCCCTATTAGGGCATACTTTACTACTATATTACTTTGTTTTAGCCATCTGTGGTGTGACACTGTGGCTGTCACATCATAGGATAAAATatcttttaaacaaataaagaaaataagttTGAATGCTTTTTAAACCTCTATTAGCATTTAACCATTTTGAATTAGATTAttactttaattaaaatatttgctgttgttttgggaaaataaattataatgGTATGACGTGTCATTAATGTAAGTATAACATACATAATTGTGCAACTTCAATTGTTTTGGAGCATGAAAGTGAAGAGCGAGATGAGtggttaaaaaacagaaaaaaaaaaaaagatagagcAAATTATCAGGAAGGCCGGCAATACAAACATAGGTAGCCTAAAAATGTTTCCAAAAAATGTTATGGTCCCTGGATGGTCCCTCGTTAattcagtgttttgattttggaggtttagggtttgtttgttttttttaaatttgattatcGTTGTATTATAGTTCTGTATTCTGCATTGTTGACATTATGGGGTTTTGTTATGGTGTTATGGTTGTGTTGCAGTTATCTGGGCATTAAGTTAATGGGAGGTTGATTATCCCCTTTGTATTCCCAATTTGCTCAgtcttgtgtctgtgttttgttaTCTTCTGTCTTTGTATCAAGCCTGTATGTCTTAGTCCTGGTCTCAGTGTTAGTCATTCTGTGTCCGCTGAGTTGCATTTAGCCTCCACTGTCTCTTTAGTCTGTTATTAGTTTCTGTCATGATAGGCTGTGTGGTAGACAAGCAGgaaaaaaggacccaaaatgcatgACTCTCAAAGATGGGACTGGAACTCAAAATGCAGCTTTAATGCTGGAAAAATCTCCTTATAAGTAActcttacaaaaacaaaactcagaagAGAAACACTGGAACACAACAAACACCCAGCATGTAGAGAGTACGACACGACAGAGAGCAAAGGAAAACAcggggcttatatacacagtggagtaatcagggaatggggaacaggagggagacacagctgggagaaattaggGCTAACAAGACAgggggaagtaaaactgaatacactgacataggactgggactatcaaaataaaacaggaaacaagaaacaaatcaCGATGACGCAAacttgacactgaactaaacctaGAATAATAATCAAAACAGCACAACTAAAGAATCAGAGCATAAATCATAATatagaaaaacaccaaaatattaGAAATAGAAAATGCTGGGTGAAaaagacccagaaccgtgacagtttCAGCCTTGTTTCTGTCTGTCGCCTGTTCCCTTATTATCCCGTGTCTGATTCTCCCTCTGTTCTTTGTCATgttttccctctgtgtgtgcaTTCCTGCTCACTGTTTCCCCCTAGTAGTACTTGTCATCTCGATTCCCTCCCCAAGACTAACAGTTTTCCCAACAAATCTTCATCTTGCTGTGTCGAGGAATAAATGTAATACTCAGTTTATAAACAATGCACCAAACTGCAGAGGCTCTGTCAGGCCAGAAATAAACTGTAGATGTTACTGTGATTTAATGTGCAAGGGCACCTGAATGCAGTTTAGCAGACAGAGGAGCAAAAACCTGCAATTAGGAACTAGAACCTCAACCACAGAACTGGGACATAATTGTGATTAAAGCAAACAACTAAAATCAGTGACTGAACAATAAAAGAAG
The window above is part of the Pelmatolapia mariae isolate MD_Pm_ZW linkage group LG14, Pm_UMD_F_2, whole genome shotgun sequence genome. Proteins encoded here:
- the LOC134640683 gene encoding olfactory receptor 13G1-like gives rise to the protein MSLQNTSIKVTHFIIGGFDTVKRPIAVGVGILITYLLVVIANVLNILFIIFDKRLHKPMYLLICNLAVVDLMYTSSTCPTMIGVLLAGVNTIPYVDCFIQLSIFNWAGVMVSFALVLMAFDRLIAIIYPFQYHSYVTNTRTLGLTYILYVIAFGFVAVMPATAATLPYCTSRMKYTFCDFAAVIRTTCVDPNYYFNLVLIITLSLLFFTFSFIGLSYIVIAFLMKFSTNRDKKKMASTCVSHLIVVTCYYSPLFVLIALTRVGVVLTLEERQGLLIGNILGPAVVNPFVYCFRTKEIKNKIFKIFTKKADISD